A window of Citrus sinensis cultivar Valencia sweet orange chromosome 7, DVS_A1.0, whole genome shotgun sequence contains these coding sequences:
- the LOC102612706 gene encoding uncharacterized protein At4g38062: protein MERIYEELDEIKAENEKLRADCKSKSELCGNLKKAHNEHLLKIQEANLKVEKQARELNEKTEEISEVKQLFEGLKRSLTEKESIIKCLGAANDKLRFDFNEKCRKLEEQNRVLVLALDEANEKNIDQEQKVNVFKAEIEGLKGLLSASQKKCVKAESEAKAPKKLRERDDMLLKLEDENSKFENQLKWKKEQFKHLEEAHEKLKDQFRTCKKEWEHERSTLLDAISSLQTSLDSQTRISGDLQNRLQLCNQALSHEESRRKYLEVQVSEFRTHYDNTFAEYQDAKSQLECLTNQRDKEIAALRHSLGTKETFYKEMEYQATKLERENQELLMSLKELQEAQIQKAGSSSSLAKLRNKLRSVEQMHRDCSANLRAKEAEWSSQMQQMDAEMNGYRSELERKDAALKELKMELEDYHSLTLQLKMQNEEISVMLLVLKAGVSEVQFKLEQLGGKRDISSRESKDHVNLLMKQLEMKSAALAKAQTDIEEEHEKTASLLRRIESFDRIEERSLLMQKELDRYKEALEESSKCQLGLKEQVLLIECDYKKKLGEVYDALDAANLELAEERKKTASLSTAVESVHHIEEQPVLMQKELENYQEMLEKSLRCQRHLEEQAKQIESDSEKKLGEVSNALDIANLELAKEREKTASLSEVVESLDHIEEQRVRMEKELQKNKEKLEEASRYQLCIEEKAKQMESDSKRKLQEATDALGIANSELAEKTSEGHQIEFELWIWKSIAERLKFELEENQELRKELEASLLAQVEVGEVIKQENCGLTHSLEERDSRISKFQQQILSLEQDLKLKALEAASNARMETAMSFEIEKQWFSQITKEKDEILEDLQRQIGWLEEESLRRELESSLLTQICAERSFEHEKESLIQLLEEKNQKIDDLLQLVRSLEERFNSSLNSFSSQLAGKQAEISLAIEAWEKISAAETLAMLEIEEKKLMIVELEDEISNVQQKLELQEKSLSHSKHQAQKIEAELALKQREMKNLTNQLEENLTTSDALVIELRSENRKLLEDVLKLSSERENLLGFLGGLGDRVSKFSDEDMQLMEMLGRLVQSLDSKSGLVLKGDDLFESVKENVNAHPSPTTMKKVDASLEERSPFKQLN from the coding sequence ATGGAAAGGATCTATGAAGAGCTAGACGAAATTAAAGCTGAAAATGAGAAGCTCAGGGCTGATTGCAAAAGCAAATCAGAACTATGTGGGAACTTGAAGAAAGCTCACAATGAGCACCTGCTTAAAATTCAGGAAGCCAATTTGAAAGTTGAGAAGCAGGCTCGAGAGTTGAATGAAAAGACAGAAGAGATCTCTGAGGTGAAGCAACTGTTTGAAGGTCTTAAACGCAGtttaactgaaaaagaatCGATCATCAAATGTCTTGGTGCTGCTAATGATAAGCttagatttgattttaatgagaAGTGCCGAAAATTGGAAGAACAAAATAGAGTGCTGGTATTGGCTTTAGATGAGGCAAACGAGAAGAACATTGATCAAGAGCAGAAGGTTAATGTTTTCAAGGCAGAGATTGAAGGCCTCAAGGGGCTTTTATCTGCTTCACAGAAGAAGTGTGTGAAGGCGGAGAGCGAAGCCAAAGCTCCAAAAAAACTAAGAGAAAGAGATGATATGTTGCTCAAATTAGAGGATGAAAACAGCAAATTTGAGAATCAGCTAAAGTGGAAGAAGGAGCAGTTTAAACATCTAGAAGAAGCACATGAGAAGCTTAAAGATCAGTTCAGAACGTGCAAGAAAGAGTGGGAGCATGAGAGGTCTACTCTGCTTGATGCGATTTCTTCACTCCAAACAAGCTTAGATTCTCAGACCAGAATCTCAGGAGATCTTCAGAACCGGTTGCAGCTGTGCAACCAAGCCCTTTCTCACGAAGAAAGTCGGAGAAAGTACCTGGAAGTTCAAGTTTCTGAATTCAGAACACATTATGATAATACTTTTGCGGAGTACCAAGACGCAAAGTCTCAACTGGAATGCTTGACCAATCAGAGAGACAAGGAAATTGCAGCTCTGAGACATTCACTGGGCACAAAAGAGACATTTTATAAGGAAATGGAATACCAGGCGACAAagctagagagagaaaatcaaGAGTTGCTGATGTCCCTTAAAGAACTCCAGGAAGCTCAGATTCAGAAAGCGGGCAGTTCTTCTTCTTTGGCAAAACTGCGAAACAAGCTCAGGAGTGTAGAGCAGATGCACAGGGATTGTTCTGCAAATCTTAGAGCTAAGGAAGCTGAATGGAGCTCTCAAATGCAACAAATGGATGCAGAGATGAATGGTTACAGGTCTGAATTAGAAAGAAAGGATGCTGCGTTAAAAGAACTCAAGATGGAATTGGAGGACTATCACTCTTTGACTTTGCAGTTGAAAATGCAGAATGAGGAGATTTCAGTGATGCTACTGGTGTTGAAGGCAGGAGTATCTGAGGTTCAATTTAAGCTTGAACAGCTTGGGGGCAAAAGGGACATCAGCAGCAGAGAGAGCAAAGATCATGTTAATCTACTGATGAAGCAGCTAGAGATGAAGAGTGCTGCTTTGGCTAAAGCCCAGACAGATATTGAAGAAGAACATGAGAAGACAGCATCTTTGTTGAGGAGGATTGAATCATTTGATCGTATTGAAGAGCGCTCGCTACTAATGCAGAAGGAGCTTGATAGGTATAAGGAAGCTCTTGAGGAATCATCCAAGTGCCAGTTGGGATTAAAGGAGCAAGTTTTGCTGATTGAATGTgattataaaaagaaacttGGAGAAGTTTACGATGCCTTAGATGCAGCAAATCTTGAATTGGCCGAAGAGAGGAAGAAGACAGCATCTTTATCAACAGCGGTTGAATCCGTGCATCATATTGAAGAGCAGCCGGTACTAATGCAGAAGGAGCTGGAAAATTACCAAGAAATGTTGGAAAAGTCACTCAGATGCCAACGTCACTTAGAAGAGCAAGCTAAGCAGATTGAAAGTGACTCAGAAAAGAAACTTGGAGAAGTTTCTAATGCATTAGATATAGCAAATCTGGAATTGGCCAAAGAACGTGAGAAGACGGCTTCTTTATCAGAGGTGGTTGAGTCTTTAGATCATATTGAAGAGCAGCGGGTTCGAATGGAGAAGGAGCTGCagaagaacaaagaaaagttGGAGGAAGCATCCAGGTACCAACTTTGCATAGAAGAAAAAGCTAAGCAGATGGAGAGCGACTCAAAAAGGAAACTCCAGGAAGCCACCGATGCCTTAGGTATAGCAAACTCCGAATTGGCTGAGAAAACCAGTGAAGGACATCAGATAGAATTTGAATTGTGGATTTGGAAGTCTATTGCCGAGCGTCTAAAATTTGAGCTTGAAGAAAATCAGGAGCTGCGTAAAGAATTAGAAGCTTCTCTTCTTGCACAAGTGGAGGTTGGGGAAGTCATCAAACAAGAGAATTGTGGCCTCACCCACTCATTAGAAGAGAGAGACAGCAGAATAAGTAAGTTCCAGCAGCAGATTTTGTCACTGGAGCAAGACCTCAAACTGAAAGCATTAGAGGCTGCGAGTAATGCAAGAATGGAGACAGCAATGTCCTTTGAGATAGAGAAACAGTGGTTTTCACAAATTACAAAGGAGAAGGATGAAATTTTGGAGGATCTCCAGAGACAGATTGGATGGCTGGAGGAAGAATCCTTGAGAAGAGAACTTGAAAGTTCCCTGCTCACACAGATATGTGCAGAGCGGTCATTTGAGCATGAAAAAGAGAGTCTTATCCAGCTACTAGAAGAGAAAAACCAGAAAATAGATGACCTCTTGCAGCTCGTGAGGTCACTGGAAGAGAGATTTAATAGCTCTCTGAACTCCTTTTCTTCACAGCTTGCTGGAAAGCAGGCAGAGATCAGTTTGGCCATTGAAGCCTGGGAGAAGATTTCAGCAGCAGAGACTTTGGCTATGctagaaattgaagaaaagaagTTGATGATTGTCGAGCTGGAGGATGAGATTTCTAATGTACAGCAGAAGCTGGAGTTGCAGGAAAAATCCTTGTCTCATTCAAAACATCAAGCACAGAAGATTGAAGCTGAACTGGCACTCAAACAGAGAGAAATGAAGAATTTAACAAATCAATTGGAGGAAAATTTGACAACTTCAGATGCCTTAGTTATTGAACTGAGAAGTGAAAACCGAAAGTTACTTGAAGATGTCTTGAAGTTATCATCAGAAAGGGAAAACTTGTTGGGTTTTCTGGGAGGGTTGGGTGACAGAGTCTCTAAGTTCTCTGATGAAGACATGCAACTGATGGAAATGCTGGGAAGGCTAGTGCAGTCCTTGGACAGCAAGTCGGGATTGGTCTTGAAAGGTGATGATCTGTTTGAATCTGTGAAAGAGAACGTGAATGCTCATCCTTCACCTACCACCATGAAGAAGGTTGATGCCAGTCTGGAGGAAAGATCGCCTTTTAAACAGCTCAATTAG
- the LOC102613893 gene encoding protein NETWORKED 2D → MLQRAASNAYSWWWASHIRTKQSKWLEQNLQDLEEKVAYTLKLIEEDGDSFAKRAEMYYKKRPELISFVEEAYRAYRALAERYDHISTELQNANTTIARVCPEQVPFMDDDDEDPTPRGPKKPPVQTANIPKVPNLPKKDLKGMITLANKKLRPSKSSKKASAAKVVKSGLSKAEGLKEIDKLQKQILTLQTDKEFVKSSYENWLAKYWDIEEQIKELQQRVYSLQDEFGQGIVIEDEEARTLMAAAALKSCRETLTQMEEEQEKSAEEAKIERKRIKDARDKFESLKHEFIGNEGSKKIPHVKDDSVKAVEESDRSDIDVVGTARDREDLELLREKIKEQLEFGSSGSLTVTEMAEKIDEVVSKVVNLETSFSSQTTLVQRLRTETDELQAQIRTLEDDKASLINDKKDLSSKLVEMEEKLLRLQDLNRSVEDQNYRFQTHLTEARYNIDHLSHKLKIQKTDEELEISSENVEKYPLRVELHKEIEGEDAALNPNNDLKELQSAQLSEEIEVKKLAEEENKSPAKVQFEKGVEGSEGAANIASENLHSAKPDEEFKSSDSIQNEEESMVEVVSIEESKEQEEKLNHGDVPKKTRDVQTEIVNDTREQELTDTPGNQGEVGQNQENDEPGKPVEGSQKQLKEEMQTEVANDTKEYELTDTPGSRQEVAGRYQANDEPLKLVEGSQKLMKLEMQAENVNDITEQELTNSPGNQGEVVGQYQGNDEPGKLVEGSQKQMKEEKIEEQAASTKPDHFVNVQSREQAAEQECEPDWKEMFLKGMENREKTILAEYTTVLRNYKEAKKKLDESGVKTRDSNDVAKMQLEELRSANTEKDEEILSLRQKLSILQAAFGEYNNLDYQSEATGTRPTDREVEVVVIHGEQPQPTSETEEKFRMDIDELLEENLDFWLRFSASFHQIQKFDTEVKDLKNDISKLVSKLEEKQRKQEGSSTARYALKSDGRPLYKHMGEIQTELTLWIEKCLLLKEELTSRCSSLSNIQEEITKALKTSAEDDDFKFTSYQAAKFQGEVLNMKQENNKVAEELQAGLDHVKNLQIEVEKTLSMLGEKFGLSDSKSQKLEHSNSRSSVPLRSFIFGVKQKKQRSSFFFSMHPALTRKYNGFRTGVK, encoded by the exons atGTTGCAGAGAGCTGCAAGCAATGCCTATTCATGGTGGTGGGCTAGCCATATCAGAACCAAGCAGTCTAAATGGCTCGAGCAGAACCTTcaag ATTTGGAGGAAAAGGTGGCCTACACGCTTAAACTCATCGAAGAAGATGGAGATTCCTTTGCCAAGAGGGCAGAGATGTACTACAAAAAGAGACCGGAGCTCATAAGCTTCGTTGAAGAAGCTTACCGTGCTTATCGAGCCTTAGCTGAACGTTATGACCATATATCAACAGAGCTACAGAATGCCAACACCACCATTGCCCGTGTTTGCCCAGAACAAGTTCCGTTtatggatgatgatgatgaagatccCACCCCAAGAGGCCCTAAGAAGCCTCCAGTTCAAACAGCAAATATCCCAAAGGTTCCAAATCTGccaaaaaaagatttaaaaggCATGATAACATTGGCCAATAAGAAATTGCGACCCAGTAAGTCCTCCAAAAAGGCATCTGCTGCTAAAGTTGTCAAGTCTGGCTTGAGCAAGGCTGAGGGACTTAAGGAGATTGACAAGCTTCAGAAACAGATTTTGACTCTTCAAACTGATAAAGAGTTTGTCAAGAGCTCATATGAGAATTGGCTAGCAAAGTATTGGGACATTGAGGAACAGATTAAAGAACTGCAACAAAGGGTCTATAGTTTGCAAGACGAATTTGGACAAGGTATAGTCATTGAAGATGAGGAGGCTAGGACTTTAATGGCAGCAGCAGCTTTGAAATCATGCCGGGAGACATTGACTCAGATGGAGGAGGAACAGGAGAAATCAGCTGAGGAAgcaaaaatagaaagaaagagGATTAAGGATGCTCGTGACAAGTTTGAATCTCTCAAGCACGAGTTTATTGGCAATGAAGGCAGTAAGAAAATTCCACATGTAAAAGATGATTCTGTGAAGGCAGTAGAAGAGTCGGATAGATCAGACATAGATGTGGTCGGTACAGCACGAGATAGAGAGGACTTGGAATTATTACGGGAGAAGATAAAGGAACAGTTGGAGTTCGGGTCAAGTGGATCTCTAACTGTGACAGAAATGGCAGAGAAGATTGATGAAGTTGTGAGCAAGGTCGTTAACTTGGAAACTTCATTTTCATCGCAGACAACTCTTGTACAGAGACTACGAACAGAGACTGATGAACTTCAAGCACAAATTCGAACCTTGGAAGATGATAAGGCGTCGCTGATTAATGACAAAAAAGATTTAAGCAGCAAGCTGGTGGAGATGGAAGAAAAGCTGCTTAGGCTTCAGGATCTTAACCGAAGTGTTGAAGACCAGAATTACAGGTTCCAAACTCATCTAACTGAAGCTCGTTACAATATTGATCACCTTTCTCATAAgctgaaaattcaaaagacaGATGAGGAGCTTGAGATTTCTTCGGAAAATGTGGAGAAATACCCACTTCGAGTTGAGTTACATAAGGAGATTGAAGGAGAAGATGCTGCCCTGAATCCAAATAATGATCTCAAGGAACTGCAGAGTGCTCAACTATCCGAGGAGATTGaggtaaaaaaattagcagaagaagaaaataaatctcCAGCCAAAGTCCAATTTGAGAAAGGAGTTGAAGGATCGGAAGGTGCAGCAAATATTGCCAGTGAAAATTTGCATTCTGCGAAGCCAGACGAGGAGTTCAAGTCATCAGATTCAATCCAAAATGAAGAGGAGTCTATGGTTGAGGTCGTGTCAATAGAAGAGTCGAAAGAACAAGAGGAAAAACTAAATCACGGTGACGTTCCCAAAAAGACTAGGGATGTGCAGACAGAAATTGTAAATGACACCAGAGAACAAGAGCTTACTGATACTCCTGGAAATCAGGGAGAAGTTGGTCAAAACCAGGAAAATGATGAACCTGGTAAACCTGTAGAGGGAAGTCAGAAGCAGTTGAAAGAGGAAATGCAGACAGAAGTTGCAAACGATACCAAAGAATATGAGCTTACTGATACTCCTGGAAGTCGGCAAGAAGTTGCTGGTCGATACCAGGCAAATGATGAACCTCTTAAACTTGTGGAGGGAAGTCAGAAGCTGATGAAACTGGAAATGCAGGCAGAAAATGTAAACGATATCACAGAACAAGAGCTTACTAATTCTCCTGGAAATCAGGGAGAAGTTGTTGGTCAATACCAGGGAAATGATGAACCTGGTAAACTTGTAGAGGGAAGTCAGAAGCAGATGAAAGAGGAAAAGATTGAGGAGCAAGCTGCATCAACAAAACCAGATCACTTTGTCAATGTTCAAAGCCGGGAACAGGCAGCGGAACAAGAGTGCGAACCAGATTGGAAGGAGATGTTCCTGAAAGGCATggaaaatagagaaaaaactATATTGGCCGAGTATACTACAGTTCTTCGGAACTACAAGGAGGCCAAGAAGAAGCTTGATGAATCAGGCGTGAAAACCAGGGACAGCAATGACGTGGCAAAAATGCAGCTAGAGGAACTGAGAAGTGCTAACACTGAGAAGGATGAAGAAATACTGTCCTTGCGCCAGAAACTGAGCATTCTGCAAGCAGCCTTTGGCGAATACAACAATTTAGATTATCAATCTGAAGCCACTGGCACTCGGCCAACAGATAGAGAAGTGGAGGTCGTGGTGATTCACGGAGAGCAACCTCAACCAACTTcagaaacagaagaaaaattCAGGATGGACATTGACGAACTGCTAGAGGAGAACTTGGATTTTTGGTTAAGATTCAGCGCTTCATTCCATCAAATACAGAAATTTGACACCGAAGTTAAAGATTTAAAGAATGACATATCGAAACTGGTATCTAAACTGGAGGAGAAACAAAGGAAGCAAGAAGGGAGTAGTACCGCAAGATACGCTCTAAAGTCAGATGGGCGACCATTGTACAAGCATATGGGAGAGATACAGACAGAACTAACGTTGTGGATAGAGAAATGTCTGTTGTTGAAAGAGGAACTAACGTCCAGATGCTCATCTCTGAGCAACATTCAAGAAGAAATAACAAAAGCATTGAAGACGAGTGCTGAAGATGACGACTTCAAATTCACGAGCTATCAGGCTGCAAAGTTCCAAGGTGAGGttttaaacatgaaacaagAGAATAACAAAGTTGCAGAGGAGCTGCAAGCAGGTCTTGATCATGTTAAAAATCTCCAAATTGAAGTTGAAAAGACACTGAGTATGCTGGGTGAGAAATTTGGGCTTTCTGACTCCAAGAGTCAAAAGCTGGAACACTCAAATAGTAGGAGCAGCGTTCCATTGCGATCGTTTATCTTTGGTGTCAAACAAAAGAAGCAACGCTCGTCATTCTTCTTCAGCATGCACCCAGCTCTGACAAGGAAGtacaatggttttaggactggAGTGAAGTAA
- the LOC102612212 gene encoding uncharacterized protein LOC102612212 isoform X2 → MGDLEKMKNEALEIIGQFENLPRLVVFDLDYTLWPFYCECCCEDEIPYLYPHAKGILEALKEKVIHVAVASRSPTPDIAKTFLHKLGIHSMFVPMVVIYMYTKDSSNASSSESTCAIFHFHPKRSCGIFMFQQVMIEMFQNRHSMLDLNSSKNTHK, encoded by the exons ATGGGAGATTTGGAGAAGATGAAAAACGAGGCGTTGGAGATAATAGGGCAATTCGAGAATCTGCCTCGTTTGGTTGTATTCGATCTCGATTACACTCTCTGGCCTTTCTATTG TGAGTGTTGCTGCGAAGATGAAATCCCGTATCTGTATCCGCATGCTAAAGGAATATTAGAAGCATTAAAGGAGAAAGTAATCCATGTGGCTGTTGCTTCAAGATCACCAACTCCTGACATAGCCAAAACATTTCTTCATAAATTGGGTATCCACTCCATGTTTGTGCCCATG GTTGTGATTTATATGTATACAAAAGACTCATCAAATGCATCTTCTTCTGAAAGCACTTGCGCTATTTTCCATTTTCACCCAAAACGGTCTTGTGGTATTTTTATGTTCCAACAAGTGATGATTGAAATGTTTCAAAATAGGCATTCAATGCTGGATCTCAACAGTTCTAAAAACACTcacaaataa
- the LOC102613010 gene encoding uncharacterized protein LOC102613010 isoform X2 → MAVSLTRFSWWLWNSNKEKEPVSSGSINSSSSNERAFGDTVTFPSTRIASTPRKVKKKWQSREERKKMDKEYDVVLVPSDGGLCSSGSESDDSDWSIGWLEPHGADFQTDDESDNSFAVLVPCYRPGCKELEEASNIHLLNAIKNLPHELLPGYEGNNLMELWLSSLQNI, encoded by the exons ATGGCAGTTTCTTTGACTAGATTTTCCTGGTGGTTGTGGAATAGTAACAAAGAGAAAGAGCCTGTCTCAAGTGGGTCTATAAATTCGTCATCATCCAATGAAAGGGCTTTTGGTGATACTGTGACATTCCCATCGACTAGAATAGCTTCAACACCAAGAAAAGTTAAGAAGAAATGGCAAAGTAGGgaagagaggaagaagatgGATAAGGAGTATGATGTTGTGCTGGTGCCATCAGATGGTGGTCTTTGTTCGTCGGGTTCTGAATCTGATGATTCTGATTGGTCCATCGGGTGGTTAGAGCCTCATGGGGCTGATTTTCAGACTGATGATGAGTCTGATAATAGTTTTGCGGTGTTGGTTCCTTGTTATCGTCCTGGTTGCAAGGAATTGGAGGAGGCTTCTAATATCCACCTGTTGAATGCTATCAAGAACCTTCCCCATGAGCTATTGCCTGGTTATG AAGGAAACAATTTAATGGAGCTGTGGCTTTCTTCTCTTCAAAACATCTGA
- the LOC102613010 gene encoding uncharacterized protein LOC102613010 isoform X1, whose product MAVSLTRFSWWLWNSNKEKEPVSSGSINSSSSNERAFGDTVTFPSTRIASTPRKVKKKWQSREERKKMDKEYDVVLVPSDGGLCSSGSESDDSDWSIGWLEPHGADFQTDDESDNSFAVLVPCYRPGCKELEEASNIHLLNAIKNLPHELLPGYDCACEILHCHLPNTLNHVDYMSRIHGQGGKEADSEGNNLMELWLSSLQNI is encoded by the exons ATGGCAGTTTCTTTGACTAGATTTTCCTGGTGGTTGTGGAATAGTAACAAAGAGAAAGAGCCTGTCTCAAGTGGGTCTATAAATTCGTCATCATCCAATGAAAGGGCTTTTGGTGATACTGTGACATTCCCATCGACTAGAATAGCTTCAACACCAAGAAAAGTTAAGAAGAAATGGCAAAGTAGGgaagagaggaagaagatgGATAAGGAGTATGATGTTGTGCTGGTGCCATCAGATGGTGGTCTTTGTTCGTCGGGTTCTGAATCTGATGATTCTGATTGGTCCATCGGGTGGTTAGAGCCTCATGGGGCTGATTTTCAGACTGATGATGAGTCTGATAATAGTTTTGCGGTGTTGGTTCCTTGTTATCGTCCTGGTTGCAAGGAATTGGAGGAGGCTTCTAATATCCACCTGTTGAATGCTATCAAGAACCTTCCCCATGAGCTATTGCCTGGTTATG ATTGCGCATGTGAAATATTACATTGTCACCTGCCAAATACCCTGAACCACGTTGATTACATGTCAAGAATCCATGGCCAGGGGGGGAAGGAAGCTGATTCAG AAGGAAACAATTTAATGGAGCTGTGGCTTTCTTCTCTTCAAAACATCTGA
- the LOC102612212 gene encoding uncharacterized protein LOC102612212 isoform X1, which yields MGDLEKMKNEALEIIGQFENLPRLVVFDLDYTLWPFYCECCCEDEIPYLYPHAKGILEALKEKVIHVAVASRSPTPDIAKTFLHKLGIHSMFVPMEIFSSWSHKTDHFRRIHRNTGVPFSSMLFFDDENRNIEAVSIMGVTSILVDNGINLDALRQGFSEFSQKSGSLSTSRSD from the exons ATGGGAGATTTGGAGAAGATGAAAAACGAGGCGTTGGAGATAATAGGGCAATTCGAGAATCTGCCTCGTTTGGTTGTATTCGATCTCGATTACACTCTCTGGCCTTTCTATTG TGAGTGTTGCTGCGAAGATGAAATCCCGTATCTGTATCCGCATGCTAAAGGAATATTAGAAGCATTAAAGGAGAAAGTAATCCATGTGGCTGTTGCTTCAAGATCACCAACTCCTGACATAGCCAAAACATTTCTTCATAAATTGGGTATCCACTCCATGTTTGTGCCCATG GAGATCTTCTCTAGTTGGTCTCACAAAACTGACCATTTCCGGAGGATCCACCGAAACACTGGTGTACCCTTTAGTTCAATGCTcttctttgatgatgaaaaCAGGAACATTGAAGCG GTATCAATAATGGGTGTAACAAGTATTTTGGTTGATAATGGGATAAATCTTGATGCCTTGAGGCAAGGATTTTCTGAATTTTCTCAGAAGTCGGGTTCCTTAAGCACTAGCAGAAGTGATTAA